One Pseudomonadota bacterium DNA window includes the following coding sequences:
- a CDS encoding ISAs1 family transposase: MRRKDRKKTSYYIGSIANDSKKFGNAVRSHWGIENSLHWVLDVTFREDESRIRIGNAPENFAVLRHIALNMIKKETTPKKSIKSKRLRAGWDNDYLMKVLAG, encoded by the coding sequence ATTCGACGAAAAGACAGAAAAAAAACAAGCTATTACATTGGCAGCATAGCAAATGATTCAAAAAAATTTGGCAATGCCGTCCGTAGTCATTGGGGTATTGAAAATAGCCTTCACTGGGTATTAGATGTTACGTTCCGGGAAGATGAGAGCAGAATTAGAATTGGAAATGCACCGGAAAATTTTGCTGTGCTCAGACATATTGCCTTGAATATGATTAAAAAAGAAACAACACCGAAAAAGAGCATAAAATCAAAACGACTTAGGGCTGGTTGGGATAATGATTATCTTATGAAAGTCCTGGCAGGTTGA